CAACTGTCTTGATTTTAGTGGTACGGAGACCGATATCCGCCACATCGCCCCATTGCCCGGAAGTAAGCTGAATCCGGTCGCCAATGCGAAAGGGGCGGTCAACCATAAGGGTGAAACCGGAAATCATGTTGGCCAGGGTATCTTTTGCCGCAAGGCCTATTGCCAGGGAGCCGATCCCCAAGGCTGTGACCACGGAGAGAATATCGTAGTTGAAATGTTTGAGTATCACCATCAAGGCGATACCCACGAGGAATATTGTGATGATTTTCTCAAGGGGTGGGATGATCTGGCGGTCTACCCCTACGCCATGCCGTTCGGCCAGCTTTCTGCCATACCAGTTGAGTATTTCCGAAATGCCGCGCCCTATAATGACGGTAACGACTATGACGATGATTATATAGACCGCCCCGGACAGAACCAGATAAGCCTTTTCGGGAAGTGGCAGAGACCTTACGGCAAAGTAGAGTCCGGCAAAAACCACCAGGGTGCTTGTCGGTGGAGTTATTCGCCGGAGGATCTGATCATCCAGCCCGGTACGGGTAAAGGCGGTCAACCGGGGCACCCAGGTTGTGAGGAGATACCGCACAACCTGGGAAAGTCCCCAGAAAAACGTAAATATTACAACGGCTACGAGGATTTCTTTCACCCAGAAGAGTAACAGGTGATCTGAAGCCTCAAGCCTGAAAAAATCGAGGAGACTACCCACCGAAAACCCTCGTGAAAATTGTATCTACATGCTTCAAATGATAGTTGAGGTCGAACGCTTCGCGAATCTCTTCCTCGGGGAGAAAACTGCGCACATCGGCATCTGCAAGAAGCTCTTCCTGGAAATCCTTCCCCTGCTCCCAGACCTTCATGGCATTGCGCTGAACGAGCCCATAGGCATTCTCGCGGGAAGCACCTGCATTGGCAAGCTTGAGCAGTACCCGTTGCGAGAATATAAGCCCTCGCATGAGATTGAGATTTTTCATCATGTTTTCAGGGTAGACAACGAGGTTGTCGATGAGACCGATGCAGCGATTGAGCATGAAATCTATGACTATGGTGGCATCGGGGCCGATGACACGCTCAACCGACGAGTGGGAAATGTCACGTTCGTGCCAGAGTGGCACATTCTCCATGGCCGACACCGCATAGCCCCGCACGAGGCGAGCCAGACCGGTAAGGTTCTCGGAGAGAACCGGATTGCGTTTATGGGGCATGGCGGATGAGCCCTTCTGCCCCTTACTGAAGAACTCTTCGGCTTCTAACACCTCAGTACGTTGCAGGTGGCGAATCTCCACGGCAAATTTTTCAATGGAGCTGGCAATTATTGCGAGCGTGGCAAAGAACTCGGCATGACGGTCCCGTTGGATTACCTGAGTTGAACATGGAGCCGGCTTGAGGCCGCCATTTTTGCAGACATATTCTTCGACACGGGGGTCGATATTGGCAAAGGTTCCGACCGCCCCGGAGATCTTGCCGTAGGCAATGGTCTCGCGTGCCGCTTCCATCCGGCGAAGGTTGCGGCGCATCTCGTCATACCACAACGCCATCTTGATGCCGAAGGTAACCGGTTCGGCATGTATGCCATGGGAGCGCCCCATCATCGGCGTATCCTTGTGCTCATAAGCACGCCGCTTAATCACTTCCATAAGACGTTTAATGTCATCGATGATGAGATCGGACGCCTCGACCAGCAGCATGGCGAAGGAAGTGTCAAGAACGTCAGAAGAGGTCAGGCCCAGATGCACGAATCGCGAATCGTCGCCGATGTAATCGGCAACAGAAGTGAGAAAAGCAATAACATCGTGTTTGACGGTCTTTTCGATTTCATCGATCCGCTCAACATCGAAATCAGCTTTTGACTTGATCCGTTCCACGGCCTCATGGGGGATGTTACCCAATTCAGCGTGAGCTTCACAGGCGGAAATTTCTATATCGAGCCACTTCTGGTAACGGTTGCGAGCTTCCCATATACGGGCCATTTCAGGACGACTGTAACGTTCAATCACGGTGCGATCTCCTTCTAATCGACAAGTAATGATGCGGGAAGCATTTGTGATACGCCGCCCCCCGGATAACCGTTTTACAGGTTCAAAATTTCGCTCGGACAGTACTGATCCCCGACGATAAGCCGGGGTGAACAGGTGGTCTGGCTGGTCAGGAGGTTCGCGGTAACCTGCCGGGCAATGGCCGGGTCATTGTTAACCTCTGACAGGTGAGCAAGGAAAAGGCCTTCTAGGCCGGGATGCAGCACCTCGGCAAGTAGCGTCGCTGAATCATGATTTGACAGATGCCCATGGCGGGATTTTATCCGCTGTTTCAAGTGCCAGGGATACGGACCATCCATCAGCATTTCTTCGTCGTGATTCGACTCGATCACGAGAACCCTACACCCCTTGAGTTTGTCCGAAACGAGCCGTGTTGCTATGCCGAGATCGGTAGCAATCCCCGCCTTTCCGTCCCGGCATTCAATGGTGAATCCAACCGGATCGCAGGCATCGTGAGTGATGGAAAAAGGATCGATGAGCAGGTCGCGGAAACAAAACGAATAGCCCGATTCGAACTCTACCACGTCAGTGTCACGTATCCCCTCCCGAATTTTCTGATGAGTCGGATAGCTTATATGTACCGGTATATGAAATTTGCGGGAGAGAACGTCGACCCCTCTGACATGGTCCACATGTTCGTGGCTTACAAAGACTCCGTCAAGCTCGGAAGCATCGACGCCAATCACGGCAAGACGGCGAACAATCTCGCGAGCCGACAGGCCCACATCAATGAGAATCCTGCTCTCCTCCGTCTCGATGAACAGGGAATTTCCCTTGCTCCCGCTGGCAAGCAGGCAAACCCTCACAAACCCTCCATTCATCGGCCATTGGAACGTCTATTCTAACCGTCCGGTAAACTAAATTTATATACCGGAAAGAAGGTACTTATTCAAGGCTAAACAGTGGAAATTTTTTTAATGAAGACAACGACACGCTATTTAAGCAGATTGAGATAATCAACAGTGCCATCACCCGTAATGGGGTTGAGAGGAAGAACTATATGGAACGTGGAACCGGAAAACTGATCGGGATTATAGCCCGGCGATTCGACCCATATTTCGCCGCCGTGCATCTCCACAATTCCTTTGGCGATAGATAAACCCAGGCCGGCTCCCCGGGATTTGAACGCCACATTCCCCGAACTGTGCTCCTCAATGTTACCCACCTCATAGAATTTGTCGAATATTCTAAGCTGATCGTCTACGTCGATACCAATACCAGTGTCGGCAACGGTAATCTCCACATAAAGGTGCTGTTCCTTGCCGATATTGACCAATGACTGGATCGGATCCAGCGTCGGAGTCTGCTTTGAGCGCAGAAGATATTTTGCCCGCGTGGAAACGGTAATGCGCCCGCCATCAGGTGTAAACTTGATGGCATTGACGATCACATTCGAAAGGAGTTGCATGAGTCGGGCAGCATCACCTCTAATTGATGGAATTGTTTCATCAAGCTCGAGATCGAGCTGTTGCTTACGTTTTGACAGGAAGAAGCAAAGTTCATTTCTGGAATCTTCCACAAGGCGGTTCACATCGACTTCATCCAGCGTCAGCTCTAACCTCTTTTCATCGATCATCGACACATCGACCATGTCTTTTACAATGTTATCGAGACGTGCTGCTGCATTGGCAATGTTTTGCACCATATCCAGGACATTCGGATCGACCTTTTCCGGAGCCTCGGTCAATATCAACTCCGCATAGCCCATTATAACCGTAAGAGGGGTCTTCAACTCATGCGAAGCAATGCCGAGAAACGAATCTTTCATCTTGTTGAGACGGGCAAGATCTGATGCGCTCTTCTCCAGATTGAAGAGAATTTCCCGTTCACGGGTAACATCCCGTATGATTGCCTGGATCAGCTTTTCCGCACCAATGGTGATGATGTTGGCGTGAATGAGGCCGACAACCAGTTCCGTATTATTTTTAAGGAGCCTAATTTCTTCGGCAACGTGCTTCCCCTTCCCAGCCTCCTGGAAAAAATTATATACAATTGGTGCATTCTGTGCGCCCACCAGGGTCAGCATTCGACTAAGGGGAAGACCTGTGAGTTCGGAGGCCCCACGGTCGAAGAAGTCTTCCGCCATCTTATTGACCAACTTGACCATATCGTTTTCGTCAATTACGACAATAGCATCACTCGCGTCTTCAAGCAGGGACTTGTAGAGCTCCTCAGACTTTTCCAGATCAAGGCTCAGACTTTCCAGCTTGAGATAAGAGGAATGCAAATCATTGTGGATGTTTTCCAATTCCTGGTAATTATGCCGGATCTCCACCTCGCGGTTTTTGAGAGCTTCCGACATAATATTTACATTGCGGGCCAATTCATCAAACTCTCCGACGAACAGCTCCTCAATCCGGTAATCAAAATCACCCTCGGAAACCTTCTTCACTCCGCCAAGTAGCGCCGCTATGGGCTGACCGATGCTTCGCTTGACAAAGATAACCACAAGAGAGAACGAAATTGACAAAACGATGACAAGCAGTACAAGAGAACGCAGGATAATCTCCTGAACCTTTGCAGAAATTGCATGCACCGAGAAACCGATATGCAGAAGAGCAACTTGCTTACCGTCTGGGGAATAAACCGGAGTTACCGTATCGTAGTAGGAACCATCTGCCCCAATTAGATGAATGCTTTGATCGAGGCGAGTGGTAAATGCCTTTTTGATAATATCGAAACGGAGATTTCGGTAGATGGGATCGCTCAGATGGAGAATCGCTCCCTCGCTGTCGGTGACAACGCAGTATGCAATCTCAGGGCTTGAGGCGACAACTTCGCGGCATTTATCACTCAACCCTTCAATATCTCTAACATCAAGGCCAAGCGCGACAACTTTCTCCATATTCCCGCGCAAAGAGGCCCCAAGGCTTTGAGACCTGAGGATAAGCGCCTGAATGTAATCTCTCCTGAATCCCACGATATCCATCAGGGAGTTGACGGTAATCGTAAGAAAGAGGATCACAAATGCGAATAGGAATATCCTTTTTTCAAGGTTTTTTATCATGGGAAATATGCAGAAAATTATAGATATTGATGCTTTCTATGCTCTTAATACTATCACACTTAACCGGGACAACGTCTACTAAAATGCCGCTTAGAAGATTTCAGCATTGGAATAGTTCCCCTGACGGCAAAAACAAACAGGGGACAAAAAGGTTGACGGGCTGAAAATATCTTTATTATTATAAGGAAGTTTGCTGATAATATTTACTCATGTTTATACACCAATCAAATAGGAGGGTTCAATGGCTCTAAGGGTTGCAATTAACGGTTTCGGCAGAATCGGGCGTTCCGTACTCCGTGCGGCTATCAAGGAGAAAGGCATTGAGTTCGTCGCAATCAACGATCTTACCGATGCAAAAACCCTGGCACACCTGCTCAAGTATGACTCCGTTCACGGACCATTTCCCGGCAAGGTTGAGGTCGGCAACGGTGAAATCATAGTCAACGGGAAAGCGATCAAGATTCTGGCCGTAAGGAATCCCGAAGAACTCCCTTGGAAAAAAGAAAAGATCGATGTAGTCCTTGAATCGACCGGACTCTTCACTTCTCGTGAAAAAGCCGAACTGCACCTGAAGGCAGGCGCCAAGAAGGTTATCATCTCAGCTCCGGCAACCAGTGAAGACATCACGATCGTCATGGGGGTCAACAGCCACCTCTATGACCCGAAAAAGCACCACATCATCTCCAACGCGTCATGCACCACCAACTGCCTTGCCCCAGTGGCCAAGGTGCTGCATGAGACATTCGGTATCGAAAAGGGCCTCGTGACAACGGTCCACTCATACACTAACGACCAGCAGATACTCGACCTCCCCCACAAAGACCTGCGCCGGGCCAGGGCTGCAGCAATGTCTATGATTCCGACTTCCACCGGTGCCGCCAAGGCGGTATCCCTTGTACTGCCGGAATTGAAAGGGAAACTGGATGGCATGGCGATTCGCGTACCGACTCCCAACGTCTCCGTAGTTGATCTTGTGGCAACTCTTGCAAAAAAAGCCGATGTAGATAAAGTCAATGCCGCATTCAAAAAGGCTTCCAAAGGAGCTCTCAAGGGAATTCTCGGGTTTTCTGAGGAACCACTTGTCTCCATCGACTACAACGGCAATCCTCTGTCATCCACGGTGGATGCTAACTGCACCAAAGTCATCGAAGGGAACATGGTCAAGGTTCTCTCATGGTACGACAATGAAACCGGTTTCTCATACCGCGTTGTCGACCTGATGAAACTTATCGCAAAATAAATGCACATTACCCATGAAGGGGGGATTATTTCCCCCCTTTTTTTATCTATTAGACCGATATTTGACATTTTCCGTATAAATAACACCGGAACGTTTCAGGAGGATTTTAATGGCAATCCGTTATATTGACGAAATAGAGAATCTCAACGGGAAAAAAGTATTCATCAGAGTCGATTTCAACGTCCCCCTGGACGAACATCAAAATATCACCGAAGACACCCGGAT
The nucleotide sequence above comes from Geobacter benzoatilyticus. Encoded proteins:
- a CDS encoding mechanosensitive ion channel family protein encodes the protein MGSLLDFFRLEASDHLLLFWVKEILVAVVIFTFFWGLSQVVRYLLTTWVPRLTAFTRTGLDDQILRRITPPTSTLVVFAGLYFAVRSLPLPEKAYLVLSGAVYIIIVIVVTVIIGRGISEILNWYGRKLAERHGVGVDRQIIPPLEKIITIFLVGIALMVILKHFNYDILSVVTALGIGSLAIGLAAKDTLANMISGFTLMVDRPFRIGDRIQLTSGQWGDVADIGLRTTKIKTVDNTLLVIPNSELCNTILINLAFPDVRAKGRVDVGVGYDCNVEEVKRILVDTALGVPEVLHDPAPEAFFVSFGESALNMSLFFWVDDYKSIFPITDRINEQIINRFRANRINIPYPIRTVFLEKGN
- the purB gene encoding adenylosuccinate lyase, with amino-acid sequence MIERYSRPEMARIWEARNRYQKWLDIEISACEAHAELGNIPHEAVERIKSKADFDVERIDEIEKTVKHDVIAFLTSVADYIGDDSRFVHLGLTSSDVLDTSFAMLLVEASDLIIDDIKRLMEVIKRRAYEHKDTPMMGRSHGIHAEPVTFGIKMALWYDEMRRNLRRMEAARETIAYGKISGAVGTFANIDPRVEEYVCKNGGLKPAPCSTQVIQRDRHAEFFATLAIIASSIEKFAVEIRHLQRTEVLEAEEFFSKGQKGSSAMPHKRNPVLSENLTGLARLVRGYAVSAMENVPLWHERDISHSSVERVIGPDATIVIDFMLNRCIGLIDNLVVYPENMMKNLNLMRGLIFSQRVLLKLANAGASRENAYGLVQRNAMKVWEQGKDFQEELLADADVRSFLPEEEIREAFDLNYHLKHVDTIFTRVFGG
- a CDS encoding MBL fold metallo-hydrolase yields the protein MRVCLLASGSKGNSLFIETEESRILIDVGLSAREIVRRLAVIGVDASELDGVFVSHEHVDHVRGVDVLSRKFHIPVHISYPTHQKIREGIRDTDVVEFESGYSFCFRDLLIDPFSITHDACDPVGFTIECRDGKAGIATDLGIATRLVSDKLKGCRVLVIESNHDEEMLMDGPYPWHLKQRIKSRHGHLSNHDSATLLAEVLHPGLEGLFLAHLSEVNNDPAIARQVTANLLTSQTTCSPRLIVGDQYCPSEILNL
- a CDS encoding ATP-binding protein is translated as MIKNLEKRIFLFAFVILFLTITVNSLMDIVGFRRDYIQALILRSQSLGASLRGNMEKVVALGLDVRDIEGLSDKCREVVASSPEIAYCVVTDSEGAILHLSDPIYRNLRFDIIKKAFTTRLDQSIHLIGADGSYYDTVTPVYSPDGKQVALLHIGFSVHAISAKVQEIILRSLVLLVIVLSISFSLVVIFVKRSIGQPIAALLGGVKKVSEGDFDYRIEELFVGEFDELARNVNIMSEALKNREVEIRHNYQELENIHNDLHSSYLKLESLSLDLEKSEELYKSLLEDASDAIVVIDENDMVKLVNKMAEDFFDRGASELTGLPLSRMLTLVGAQNAPIVYNFFQEAGKGKHVAEEIRLLKNNTELVVGLIHANIITIGAEKLIQAIIRDVTREREILFNLEKSASDLARLNKMKDSFLGIASHELKTPLTVIMGYAELILTEAPEKVDPNVLDMVQNIANAAARLDNIVKDMVDVSMIDEKRLELTLDEVDVNRLVEDSRNELCFFLSKRKQQLDLELDETIPSIRGDAARLMQLLSNVIVNAIKFTPDGGRITVSTRAKYLLRSKQTPTLDPIQSLVNIGKEQHLYVEITVADTGIGIDVDDQLRIFDKFYEVGNIEEHSSGNVAFKSRGAGLGLSIAKGIVEMHGGEIWVESPGYNPDQFSGSTFHIVLPLNPITGDGTVDYLNLLK
- the gap gene encoding type I glyceraldehyde-3-phosphate dehydrogenase gives rise to the protein MALRVAINGFGRIGRSVLRAAIKEKGIEFVAINDLTDAKTLAHLLKYDSVHGPFPGKVEVGNGEIIVNGKAIKILAVRNPEELPWKKEKIDVVLESTGLFTSREKAELHLKAGAKKVIISAPATSEDITIVMGVNSHLYDPKKHHIISNASCTTNCLAPVAKVLHETFGIEKGLVTTVHSYTNDQQILDLPHKDLRRARAAAMSMIPTSTGAAKAVSLVLPELKGKLDGMAIRVPTPNVSVVDLVATLAKKADVDKVNAAFKKASKGALKGILGFSEEPLVSIDYNGNPLSSTVDANCTKVIEGNMVKVLSWYDNETGFSYRVVDLMKLIAK